In Corvus moneduloides isolate bCorMon1 chromosome 6, bCorMon1.pri, whole genome shotgun sequence, the sequence CCAAGAACACTGTCTTTCTTGTCCTGCTGCAATATTTATATCCTGGCCTCTCTTCCTTGCAATGTTTGGAATTTTCTACATAATCAAATTACAGTAAAACTTGGCTCCAGAATTTAAGCTTTCCTCTCTAAGACCAGCTAGGAATAAAAACCAGGCAGTGGCAATTAAGCTTTTATCCAGCTTGAGGGTAAGGAAAAATATATCCAGAGAAGTTTTATAGGTTATGGTGATACAGATAAAGATATAAGAATTTTAACAGCATGTAGTGATGTGGATTTGCAGTTCTTACCTTATCAACACATCTGTTCAGTTCCTCACTCAGggcttctttctctttctgcagcttttcatttttagtaATTAAACTTGAAACTTCATTCTGAAGGTCAGAGAGATCAGAACATCTGGGCAGCTGTGGGAAGCAAACCCCTCACAgttgcatttctgtgctgttgcAAAATTTGGCATGAAAATCATGGGATGCCcgaatggtttgggttggaaggaacctttaaaaGGTCGTCCAGTTCCAATCCCTCTGGAataagcagggacaccttccactatcccaggctgctccaagccctgtcctgcccttggacacttccagggatccagggacagccaaTTTctttgagcagcctgttccaggacctctccaccctcacagggaagggcTTTTCCAcaatatcccacctaaatcACCATGTGTTAAAACACACAGAGGGAAAACCACTGCACTGCTGACTTCCAGTCCTTTTCCCAGCTGACCCAGTGCTTTATCAGTGCCTTTCCTCATTCCATCTCCTGCCTGTAATTACACTCCAGCCACAATCCACTCCTCTCTGAATAGGcctcagctgcttttgctttttaagacCATTATCTACCCTGAGCACTGGGTGCCTCAACTGAGTGTTTTACACTGTGCAGAAAATGACTTTGTGGAGCCCTAATCAGGGAACTGActcatttgaaggcttcatTATCTGTGTTTATTAGCATATATTTACAGCCAATTGAACTGTGCTTGTACAGGAGATAACTGAGCTCTCCAGGAAATTATCTTCAGACATTGTGAGACTCTGATATCTCCAGATGGGTTTAGCAACAGGAATTCTCCCTGACAGGACATGCTGGAAGAGCTCACTCCTTAAATGGAGCTAATATGGGTTGTATCTCCTGTTACACAGGGAAATGTTCTCCTGTGGGTCCCATTTTCCCTGTCTATTCCTCGATTAGAGCTTTTAATCTTTATCTTGACCAAAGCTTCTCTTTGTAGATCCACTATTCCCAAAAATCTTTTGGCGAAGTCTAAGTGAATCCAACCTTATTTGAAGAATTGTGCATTGCACCTGGGAACTGTTTCAAAGAGGAGTTACATTCCCTTCCTTTTATGaactttctttaaagaaattaactattttaatCCATGAAGAGATGGTGAAAATCAATCTGATGGCACTCAAATAGaatcccagaagggtttgggttgcaagggaccttaaagcccacccagtctccccccttgccatgggcagggacaccttccactaccccaggttgctccaaggaCATTCCCAGgggtccaggggcagccacaccTTCTATGGGCAGTAAGATGCCACACCTGTTTTgtcttctccagctcctgcttgaGGATGTGgttctcctgctccaggagaTGAGCTTGAACCTTCATTTTTGACACCTCCATCTCCAAAGACGACACCATATTTGATgactgcaaaaaaataaaaggctcaGATTTCAATTTAGGGGACTCACAGAGCACCAAAGTTTAagcagaggatgctgcagccactggatagagctgggatggcactggatgAACAATAGCCATGCTGGAAACTGCAGGGAAACATCTGCCATCACTAGGCTGTGTTTTCAAGACAAACCTCCACATTTTTCCCTCCTGgcttttggctgctgctgtgtttaaGCCAGCACTTAGCAAAGCTCAGCTTTGAAATCCCATGCACATCCCAGGACAATTCCAAAGGATGCCAATTCCATAACACCTGAAGCCCAACTGTCCTATCAAATCCTGTACCTCTGCTTTGGAGTTTTCCAGTtcctctttcagcagcagcctctccttttcccattcctccAGGGTAcactttccctcttccctttccttttgcttgAGCACCCTTGCCAGCTGTTGATTGAGATCCTGCACATCTGCTTGGTTTTTGGAGTTCCTCTGGCTcagttctgtgttttcagagtCCAGCTGCTGGTTCCTGGTCTTCAGATCCGCCACCTGAGTGGGGACAGCAGTGATTTTACACCGGGAATGAGATTTTGGGTATTTCCTTTCTATTAAGGTGATTAAAGATCTGACAAGTGTCACTCAAACAGTGACTCCAACCAGTTAATTTCTCATAACTGGCCTTAATTAGACCAGTTAAATCAGTCACCCAGCACACCACTGTTCCCCCTTTCCCTTCGAGGTAGATTTTGAGGGTTATCCAGTAGATTATTCTAAGCAAGTATTTTCCTAAGCAATACCAAGATGACATGGATGTAAAAGCTACTCAAACCTTCTAACAAGCCACCCCTAAAATAAAAGTAGCAGCCACAGGAATACAACTGGCAGCATTCCTAGACCCAGCCAGCTGGGAAACGAGTAGAGGTTGAATCACAATCTCTATTTCCCATGGGCTACTGCAGAGAATCACACAAAAACTACAGAACACAAGATTTAAACTTTACATTTCTACGAAATAAACTTTCCACGTTGACTATGGAAAGTGCTCTCAAGCCTGCAAGCTGACACAATTACAGCTGTTGTTTTATGAGCAGGTCAAACAAGCCTCAAATCAATCCCAAAGAGGCAATAAAACAGTTATCAACAagtttaaatttataaaaatgttcgttttctgctgcctttgtgaCCACCCAAGGAACAGCTTTGATGCAGTTATGATTCCCACAGAGAAGGTTCTGGGCTCAGGCCACACACCTGCTTTTTCAGGTTGTCAACCATCTTCTGCACAGccactttctcctttctcacagCCTCTATCTTCTGCCtatggaaaaatgaaagctCATTAACATTAAAATCAATTATTAATATACAGAACTGCAAGACGGGACAGGAGAACATCACCTCAAGTtgtgccaagggaggtttaggttggatattaggaaagattccttcatggaaagggctgtccagccctggcacagctgcccagggcagtggtggagtccccatccctggggagatttaaaagccgtgtggatgtggcacttggggacacagggcagtggtggccttggcagtgctggggaatgatggtcttagaggtcttttccaaccttaatgattccaaAAATGGGCTGTTTTTAACATCACCAGAAATGGTAATTGTGGATATTTATTCATTGCTCAGCATCCCTGTTCTGCATCAACTTGACAAGTGCTCCACCTCTCAAGGTGCCCCTAGTGGGTCTTTCCTAGAGGGGAAGAATAATCCCAGGATCATGGAGGGTTCTGCACTTGCCAAAGACCCAACCACTGGAATAATCTGTCAGATGAGCCTCTCCCTGCTTTTGCTGAAGCACAAATAATTGCATCAGGTCAGCTCCTGTGTAGGTCCTGTGCTCGTGTGTGTTACTGGGTCACCTCCTCAATGCCTACAGCTAAAacccctgcctggctctgggaacGGGCAGGACaagctggggcagggaaaaggatgAGGAATAACCTGTCAGGCTGCTGGATGTCCAACAGCACCGTGAAATAACCCCATTTTGGATTTGTACAGCACCTAGCACACAAAAGAGCTTGGAGAGAAGGGATGAACCCATTGTGGCACAGCCACAGTCTGAAGGCATCACAGGGTACATTCCCCATGGAATTCTCACCTCATTTCTTCCCTGGATCCATTTAGCTCCCTCAGTTTCAGGCTGGAAGCACTCCCTTCTTCATTTAATAAAGTCACTTCGTTTTTCAGGACGGCGTTTTCCTCGCGGAGCTTCTCAGCCTCACACCTGTGGCAGAGACACGAGACAAGTGAGAAAGCAGCTCCTGTAGGACATCTGGGGAGGAAAACAGTCCCACAGGTCAGAGCTGTCTGTAACGCTCCAAAACCAAAGCTACAGTTGCCTTGTTTTATGTATAAATGgtgtatttatattttccatGAATTTAGCAAGAGCGCTCCCCAGTTTGTTCAAAAAACTCTGAATTTTTACAAcgaacttaaaaaaaaccctggggTTTTGGGCTTGTTTTTGTACAGCTCAAGTGAGTGAAAATCTGAAGTTTCACACTAATATTTTACATGTCTTTCAGTCCTTGAACTTAACACCACAATGTGCAGACTGCCAGGAGAGTGAGCTGTTTCCCCATCTGGAATTCAGAATTCTGGGAACAGCACGGTTGGGAAAGTGCCTTTTCTGCCCCCAGGCGACTGCACAGAAATAACTTAGCCATGGTGGGACACCTGAAAGAACAGTTTCCTGCAGGAAGCTGGTGCTGAACAATAATTAAGCTACTTGTAACCACtttatccattaaaaaaaaagaaatcttgctGAAATACAGCAGTTAAAAACAAGGAGGTAAAACCTATGATAATATAATACAAGGAATACATGTTTTATAACTATATTTAGCATATCACACTCCTGAGGGGTTCctaactgaggaaaaaaaagtccctatCATTTTCTagcattaatttaaatattgagagaaacagaagcacTTTTAGCATTTCAAATTACCATCATTCCATAGCGTTAACCcgaaacactgagaaaaaacagGAGCAATTTTAGCCTTGCGAGCAACATTCAGCTCTAGAAGGGAACAAACCGAGTGGAGTGATATTAGTAAGAGCTACAAAGCACTCTGGAAGTGTTACCATGGATTTTGGACATGGAAATACGATGGGCTCGTGCTGGACCACGAGCTACACACTGCGACGGTGACATCCACAGACAGGACAGCTGGCAGGTGCTCCTGCTTAGGTGGCAGGCACAGAGAGGAGTAAGTGACACACAAGTTATTTATCCCAGTGGTCTGTATCCATGATTAGAGGAGTTAGGAGTCCACAGCACTGTTTGCTACTCAGAGCTAAATCAGAGTTAAACTACGGTGGTTAAAGGAGCAGCCAAGGCAGCGCTGGGTTAGTGGCTAACGTTGGGTTACGTTACCTCAGCAGGTCaaccttctgctgcagctcagtgcaCGTGCTCTGCAAGCCCTGGGTCActgccttcctctcctctgggTGACCCAGAGCTTTCTCCTTCACCTTTGGGTTGAGATCCCTCATTCCTGCTTTGCCCGCTTCTGTCACCGCGCCGTCGCTTTGGGCATTCCTGTCCTGCTGGCCCATAAATGCAGTGGGTTGTTCTTCCAGCTTCCCACCTCTCATGTCACTGGGCCCATCTGTGTTTCCTTGAGCACCTTGTCCTTGGACACATTCCAGTTCTTTAACATCTTCCATTTCTTTAACTTTCTGGAGGAACTCGGTGTTTTCCTCTTCAAACTTGACACTTTCCACCTTGCTTTCTTCTTGTTCACAATGAAGCCTTCTCAGCCTATGCAGGTTGTCTTCcagcactttatttttttcaattagcTGTATCATTTCAGCTTTCAGATCCTCATTTTCTACCTGAATTTCTTCTTGTAGCAACAGAAGTTCAGCCTGTGCCATGGATCGGTCTTCCAGCTCTTCCACCCTTTTCCAAAGCTGAGCTATTACGCTCTTCAGGTCACCATTTGCTGCCCCAGGAGTGTGATCCAGCAGGAGAGAGGCTTCACTCAGTTCTTCAGCCTTCTCCAGCTCTACCTGCAGCTTCAAAGCATCAGAAACAAACCCTTTATTTCTGGGAGCTATTCTGTGATTTAGCAGATGAACGTTCTGCTGTTTGACATTGTTGTGTAGCATTTTTGGCCTGGGAACTTCCTCCAGATCTCTCTTTTTTGGCAGCAGAGGCACCCAAAAAAGGAGCTCTCGGTTCTTGTCACAATCCTGGTTGCCATCAGCATCTGGAGCTGCTTGATTTCCTTGGATCCAACACCCCTGTACCTCAGGGTGGTCGCCAGCTCTGGCTGTCACACACCCCTCCTCCAAATCCAAATCCAAATCCATCTCCGACATTTCTTCCAGGTCTGTAGTATCAGCCTCCAAAGGTGGAAGGACACTGAAATCTGCTCCCATGGCTACATCTTGACAATCACTGGGCAACCCTTCAGAACTGGGATCTATCTCCTCTGGTTCTGAGCCAGAGTGGGAACAGCCAGGACTGGGAGGTTGCAGGGGCTCCGGCGCTTGCAGCCGGTGCTGCAGCCGCAGGATCTGGGCTGCCATCCTGACATTCTCCTTCACCGCCTGCTCGTGCACCTTCTGCAGGTTTTGGAGAACATCCCCATCGtctcccagaggagctgcaccaggaaaagcagcGATCTGGCTCTTGGCTTTCGCATACTCACTCTCCAGGACCCTGTAatggctctgcagggcagaaaAACTCCGTGTTTCCCACTgcagtttctgtattttcccttgGAGGGCTGAGATTTCCAAACTCATCTCAgccttttctgtctctgctctctcACAAATGCCTTTGTTCAAACTCTCCAAAGCAAGAAGTTTGGAATTGAGCTCTTCTTTCTCTCGCTTATACTCACTGTCCAGtctctccagcttttccctAACCCgcttcccattttcctccaCTGTGGATATATGTTCATCTTTCTCCTTTAGCTCTTTTTTATGGTCATTTTGGAGTTGGGCTATTTTCTCATTCAGCTTTTCCTCTTGCTCCTGGGCAGCATTCCTCAGCTCCcgcagctccttctccagctgctccctctcaCACACCAGCTTGTTCACTTCTTCCTTGAAATTTTTCTCCAGGAGATCCTTCTCCTGGGTCAGGGCAGAAGAAACAGCCTTTTCACTTGCCAAgctttccttcagctgctcatGGGCTTCAGCGGCCTCCTGAgcaatttcctccctttcaaACTCCCACTGGGATTTCTCCTCTCTTTGCTGTTCAGCAAGTTCCTGCAGCTCTCGCTGGTAACATCCTTCCAGACTCTGGAGGGTTTCTTCGTATTTATTCACGAGTGTTTGTGTGTCCACAGAAAACTGAGTTTGTGCATGAGATGCTCTTCTCTTATAGTCACTTGCCATTTTTTCCCTAGACATGGTTAACATAAGATATTACTAAACTACCTCAGAGATCAAAGTGGATTTTTAGGCTGAATAAAACAAGTTggaaattcactttttttttttttttccccactgactACTGGATGGGTGTTTCTGGAAGCCGTAAGTTAAAATGGAGGCAATTTGGTGaaacttcaaaaagaaaaactgccttggaaaagtgtGAAAGCTCATGAAATGTCCTCAGAAAAGGTTGCCTGTGCAATATGTGCCCTTCTGCTCCTGTGCTcagattttttggggggcaGATGCTCTCACCCCCATCACCCCAGGATGGTTTCAGTTTCTTCTGACACTCAATGTTGGCTAAAAGCATTTCCCAGCCACCCCTTTCCTTCTTCAGCAAAGAACTCTGCAAACCCACAAGTTTTAAAAGGACCAAGCAGGGATTTGTGGAGCACAGGGATCCCAAACAGAACTCGACTTAATCACGCCTGGTTATGCTTTAACACTACTGCTGCCTCTGGGCGAGCTAAAAATGAATCTAAATATCTGCTTGAGGAAggtcagaagagaaaaaaccctggagaggagcccagtgctgcagagtagagcaggAACAGCACTGTGCAGTCAGGACACTTGGAATGACACACCAGGGAAGTGTTTCTGCACTAGGTTCACCCCGGTCACCACGCTCCAGCACTGTCCCCACCGGAGGTGACACTCacctttcctcctccagctcctgctcgtgcttcctcagcagctcctccttctccagggcGTGCACCTCTGCCAGCCTCTTCACCTGCTCGTGGAAGCCACGTTCCagctcccccttctcctcctgcagtgTCTGCACCAGAACTCTCATCTTTTCTTCCACCCAGACACTCTTTTGGATCAGCTCCTCCCGTTCCTGCCTGAACTTCTCATTCACCTGCTCCAGTCTGGTCCTGACATCATCTTCATGCTCCTGCCTCAACAGTTCCTGCAGATTGGCTTTTTCCTCATCGAAATGCAtctgtaatttgtttttctcctcgCTGTATTTACAGTcgagcttttcctgctgctctctgagcgctgctgcctctccctgcagctctgctacTTGATTTTTAAGGCCAGTGATCTGCTTTTCCATGACATTCATCTCCTCAGTGTACTTCTGCCTCATatcctcctgctccttttcccagtGGGCTTTTGTCTcatccagctgcttttcatAATGGCTCACCtagagaagggaaaacaggatGGGTTGGTTTCATTTTCCACAGAATGTTCTACAGGGATGTTTCCCTCAATATTTCCATCTAGTTTTATATATTCATTCTACTGAATATTTTGATTCACACTTCAGCATCTTATATTgatttccctggaaagaatGTTCAAGTGCTCAGATTTCTTActgggatcacagaatcccaaacTGGTTTTGGGTGGGAAACGGCCTTACAcaccatctcattccaacacTTACTGTGTCCTCAAGCTCCTGTTTGAGGTGATGCAGATCCCTGTGGTGTTGCTCCTTCATCTGCTCGATGGCCATTTCTGCCTCTATGCTCATATTTAATGGGTTGCAGTCTTCTGAACCAAGTCCTTTAGAAACAGTAATTAGATAATAATTTACAGAActataaaaacattaattataCAATACCTAAATATATATAATTCTCAACAAAATGATTTCATCATTTTAGGACTGCTTAGCAGCTCTCAAAATCCCATCACAAACACAGCCAAGTAACTGCAAGCattaatttcagctttaaataCAGTTCAGCAGTCGCATTCCAAATTAACATTAAACACCAAAATAGGAGGTGGTGACCAAAACTCACTGGGAAGGTCGTCATGGAATTACCTCTAAGATGTTATAAACACCCACAGCACAGATCTCAGTCCTACAGGAGGTACTTTTTTACCTTGGTCAGGCTCAATCCCACCGTTGCCATGACTCTTCATGTCAATGTCAAACTCTTCTGACAGGGAATTTTTCAGGGAAGGCCTGAGCACTTTGCCTTGGGCACGGTactcctgcagctctgagtgCAGCTCATCGATctggtcctgcagctcctgagatggaggggggaaaaaaaggctgagggaaaggaacCAAAGCAGCTGAGCATCGACCCAGTCCCACCACGGGACATTCAGGTGGGAATTACAGCAGGGAAAGACTTGTCAATAATCCATAGTGCCATAGGCATCCTTCTATCAGCAAAAtaacaagggggaatggcttcccactgccagagggcagggatggatgggagattgggaaggaattcctggctgggagggtgggcaggccctggcacagggtgcccagagaagctgtggctgcccctggatccctggcagtgtccaaggccaggttggacaggggttggagcagcctgggatagtggaaggtgtccctgcccatggcaagagGTGGAAGAaggtttttaaggtcccttccaacccaaaccattctgggattctctgatgaTTCTCCAATACCAAACTCTCAACGGTGAAGGCATAACACGCTCCAGGACCTTTCCCTTCATTCCTTCTTCCTGTGaccttttattaaaaagcagcttttcaaacattttcaaacagTTGGGAAATGCCTCCTCAAATACCATCCACttgaaaaatcaaaccagaagCAAAAGATCAAATTAGGAAAGAGATCCCCTCGTTACTGCATTTACCATCTGGTCCTTCCGCCCGCCAGCGGAACCTCGCCAGGGTTTGTGCCAAGTGCCCTGCACCCCGTTCCAGGAACAGCAGTTATTGAGGAAAACAACTCCCTGAGTGTGCAAACACAGAATCCTGCAGGTCTGAAAGGCCCAGGAAGTGAACCTTGGGCACTGATTTATATCTCCCATcctcaaaaatagaaaaagcagctgCCTATCGAGCTGTATCAATTCAATGCCTATTTCTAGacaatttctgcttttaaactgCAGCTTCCACGCTGTTTCCAATCCAACAGCCTTTTGCAAAGGCAGCCCTTTATTGAATGGAAAGGATCCTGCAGagcagatcacagaatcacaaaccagtttgggttggaagggaccttaaagcccatctagTTCCACCCTCTtctcatgggcagggacaccttccattatcccaggctgctccaagccccatccaacccagccttggacacttccagggatccaggggcagccacagcttctctggtaCCACCGCAGGCATCAGAAAGCAGATGTGTAAATAGATAACCTGCAGGCTCATCTTAAAGTGCTTCAACCATACAAGatttgaggaggagaaagcaaattttcaaTTCTCagggttattttaaaaaaatatttctggtcTGAAAACCAGTAAAACATGGATGTATCTTACTTCTCTCCTCTAAGTTCCTGCAACTCTGAATTCACAGGGCTCCATggagcctctcccagcccacccTGGGGGCACCTCATCCTCTTAGCTCAGCCAGTTGCCTCTGTGGGAAGAGCTTTCCAACAccccttgtgctgctgtttgcagtgaggatgtggcacttggggacatggttagtgctgggcttggcagtgctgggggagcagTTGGACTCAGTCTGAGAGGGATTTTCCAACCTGAAAGGTTTCATGACGTTCCTGGTGGACACAGGAGCCAGGTCTCAGCTCCACTtaccctgcactgctgctcgTACTCGCTCCTCATCTGGGCCAGTCTCTCCTCCTGCAGGAAAAACTCTGCACTGGTGGGATCCAGGTCACCAAACTGGAACATAGGAATGGAATATCCAGTTATCCACTGGTCCACCCAACAGCCCTGCTCAGTACAGCACAGATGCCATTCCCAGCAGTCCTGCAGCCTGCACCCTCTCTCCACTCTggacttttattttaaacaaagaaactCCACTTTCCTCCTAGCAGGGAATGAGTAATTTCCCAAAAAGCATCGTCTGCCATCTAGCACAGCTCTCATGCTCACTGATTCCAGATCACAGCTTTCTACCTTAGCATTTGCACATCTCAGTGTGACAAATAATCCCAAGCTTTAAAGAAGGCTAGAAATCCCAATATATGAACCTCAGGCTGTGGATGCACAAACTCAAACATCTTTGGAGAAGCTGATATCCTGAAAAGTTCAGTGTAATACCGCCATGATCAGCTGTTCACCTCGATTTTCACCTAATTCCAGCAGAGATGCCATGTAAAACCTCACTCCTCCTGCATCATCTTCCCTGGAAAGGACCTGCAAGTTGGGCCTATCCAAAACTCtgtgctggggggaaaaaaaaaattcctgcagaTCTGCAGGATGATTGCTTCACTCTAAGGCTCCCTGCTTTAATTAGAATAAAATCACAGCTAAAGTGgaatatctttattttcctcagcTGCAAGGCAGTCCATGTCACCAAGGCAGGCTGAGCATGGACAATCTGGATAGGGACCCCAAAAGCCTCTGGATATCAGTTAAACTGGCAGCTTGAGTGCAGCAACTTGAAAGAGATTTAATTCTGCAAGCCccacagggaaaaggaggatttACCTTCTCAGCCAGGACATTTTCCAAGTTCCTCTGCAGTTTGCTTGCCAGACTTTCACACTCGGCcagtttttctcctgtttccaaCAGCTCGTTTTCCAGGCGGCTGTTCTCCTGgaccaaacaaaaagccccacaacAGCCTCAGCacttggaggaggaaaaaaatcagcatgtgTTGAAATAAGGGTAATCCCAATCAAGTCGGAGCATGGCATTATTCCAAGCTTCAGGTGATGACTGGAGTTATGAATCCATCCACACACAACCCACGCCTGCCACGGCCCAGTGTGAGCACTGGAATTTAGAGAAGTTATCAAAAGGCATAATAGCAAGTTTGCTTTACGTggttattttgtttatttgtttttaaaccagtattttaaaCTTGATCAAGATGTTTTGTCTCCTGGCTGGACAGCTCATCTGAGAGCTGTGCACACGCACGCTCTGCACTTGATGGCAGCAGAGATTTGAAGTGGAGATTAGGAATCTACAGAACAACCCATCGAGGTGCCCCCAACACCAATTCTCATGGACACGCCTCTATCTTGCTGGTTGAATGACTTTTGGCCAGCTAAACACAGCCCAAAACTCACGCTCTCAACAAGGACTACTCTGCAAGAGTCACTCCCCCTCCCAGGGTATCCCTGCTTTTTGGGGGGAATCCCAGCTGTGTTTAGTCCCTGTTACCTTCAGGGACAGGGCCAGGCGGTCCCGGATGTAGTTCTCATCCGTCTTCAGCTTTTCaatctcctgctccatctccagcCTCTGTTTGTTGGCCTGCTGCAGGATTTGCTCCCGCTCTCTGCGGAGCTCGTTCTTCAGAGCGGCGATTCTCTCCTTGTACTCCTCGTCCAGCTTCCTGCCGAGGCACCGGAGGGGAGAGGGGCTCGTTAGAGGAAGCAGGTGGCAAACGCTGCTGGGGTGAGGCTGGGTGGTCACCAAGGCCCTGCAATGCC encodes:
- the NIN gene encoding ninein isoform X3; the protein is MDEAEQDQYEARLKELFDSFDSTGTGSLGQEELTDLCHMLHLEEVAPALQQTLLQGNLLGRVHFDQFKEALILILSRTLSNEEHFQEPDSSPEAQPKYIKGGKRYGRRSLPEFQESGEDFAEVTVIEPLSEEAHPAHIASSQEHWKTRGSEEYEAEGQLRFWNPDDLNASPGASPSPDWIEEKLQEVCEHLGITRDGHLNRKKLVSICEQYGLHAAAGEVLEEVLHNLEQDGTMSIEDFFYGLFRNGKSLTPSASTPYRQLKRHLSMQSFDESGRRTTTPSAMPSTIGFSLFSSLDDGMGYGCVEGVLDCWHQEGIENSQEILKALDFSLDGKVNLTELTLALENELLITKNGVHQAALASFKTEIRHLMERFDQVAREKEKLRSDLEKAEKLKSLMASEVDDHHAAIERRNEYNLRKLDEEYKERIAALKNELRREREQILQQANKQRLEMEQEIEKLKTDENYIRDRLALSLKENSRLENELLETGEKLAECESLASKLQRNLENVLAEKFGDLDPTSAEFFLQEERLAQMRSEYEQQCRELQDQIDELHSELQEYRAQGKVLRPSLKNSLSEEFDIDMKSHGNGGIEPDQGLGSEDCNPLNMSIEAEMAIEQMKEQHHRDLHHLKQELEDTVSHYEKQLDETKAHWEKEQEDMRQKYTEEMNVMEKQITGLKNQVAELQGEAAALREQQEKLDCKYSEEKNKLQMHFDEEKANLQELLRQEHEDDVRTRLEQVNEKFRQEREELIQKSVWVEEKMRVLVQTLQEEKGELERGFHEQVKRLAEVHALEKEELLRKHEQELEEEREKMASDYKRRASHAQTQFSVDTQTLVNKYEETLQSLEGCYQRELQELAEQQREEKSQWEFEREEIAQEAAEAHEQLKESLASEKAVSSALTQEKDLLEKNFKEEVNKLVCEREQLEKELRELRNAAQEQEEKLNEKIAQLQNDHKKELKEKDEHISTVEENGKRVREKLERLDSEYKREKEELNSKLLALESLNKGICERAETEKAEMSLEISALQGKIQKLQWETRSFSALQSHYRVLESEYAKAKSQIAAFPGAAPLGDDGDVLQNLQKVHEQAVKENVRMAAQILRLQHRLQAPEPLQPPSPGCSHSGSEPEEIDPSSEGLPSDCQDVAMGADFSVLPPLEADTTDLEEMSEMDLDLDLEEGCVTARAGDHPEVQGCWIQGNQAAPDADGNQDCDKNRELLFWVPLLPKKRDLEEVPRPKMLHNNVKQQNVHLLNHRIAPRNKGFVSDALKLQVELEKAEELSEASLLLDHTPGAANGDLKSVIAQLWKRVEELEDRSMAQAELLLLQEEIQVENEDLKAEMIQLIEKNKVLEDNLHRLRRLHCEQEESKVESVKFEEENTEFLQKVKEMEDVKELECVQGQGAQGNTDGPSDMRGGKLEEQPTAFMGQQDRNAQSDGAVTEAGKAGMRDLNPKVKEKALGHPEERKAVTQGLQSTCTELQQKVDLLRCEAEKLREENAVLKNEVTLLNEEGSASSLKLRELNGSREEMRQKIEAVRKEKVAVQKMVDNLKKQVADLKTRNQQLDSENTELSQRNSKNQADVQDLNQQLARVLKQKEREEGKCTLEEWEKERLLLKEELENSKAESSNMVSSLEMEVSKMKVQAHLLEQENHILKQELEKTKQLPRCSDLSDLQNEVSSLITKNEKLQKEKEALSEELNRCVDKVQSLDETLQSTNLQMSRLKSDLQVTQQEKETLQQEVMALHKQLQNTSEKNRVLEVAVPPSGLQDQRGPIHWDELEQPPEQEQRLLRQENERLQREVQSTKTDLAHSREKIRQLESTILSLKHQKHQSQSGIVKAIEQEKLSLKRECEQLQKELSSANRKISQMNSLERELETSSENEGLRKKQVKLDDQLMEMLQSGGMRSQSPRSRELQQQGCAPVPREQILQLQQQLLQAERRSQHLQEELESRASGTNMQQGGHEQLLKMMEERMMDVEQKLRLVKRLLQDKVNQLKEQLSKNTKADAMVKDLYVENAQLLKALEVTEQRQKTAERKNYLLEEKIANLNRIVKNLASPSFSPVSEIRS